The DNA region GCCAGTCCAACGTTGCGCCGCAAAGGTGATCGGCGGACTATCCATGGAGACATGAGATTACCCTTCATTGGGCGGATCATATTATTTATAGTAAGCGTTTACTATGCGAAACATCGTATGTTTCGGCGATTGCGCTGTCAATGGTGTTGCGATTAAAAGGATTTTTATACCGATTTTGGCGTCACACTTGTCCGGGTCATTCCGCTTTAAGTAAGCGTTTACCGAGATATTTGGCCGTATTCTTCAGAAAAGAGGTACCGCAATGTGAAGTCGGCGACTAGCCGAAAATGCTCGAGAAGATCAGACGGCTCGCACCGAATCGCGGAGCACAATATGCGTACCAAGAGTTGAGTTGGCTGATTCCGAGCCAAATTCAAAAGGCCCTAAAGCCGCCCGAACCGCTTCCCTGCCCAAGTCCTCCAGCGGCACATTGACTGTAGTGAGTTTCGGATTGACTTCACGCGAGACTGGGATGTTGTCATAACCCACAACCGAGATGTCTTCTGGTACCCGCAAGCCAGCTTCAGCAATAGCTTCCATCGCGCCAACAGCAACTAGATCGTTAGCGCCAAAGACCGCGCTAAAGCTGAGACTGGACGCCAGAATTTCACGCATCCGACGGTATCCGAACGCGCGGCCAAACTCGCCTAGATGCACTAAATTCGGGTCCAATGCCAAACCGCGGGCCTCCATGGCAGAGCTGAAGCCCCTGAATCGCGAGGCCGTGGTAGAAAGATTTTCCGGCCCACCGAGATAAACGATCCGCTGATGCCCTTGCGAAATGAGATAGTCGGTGATCGCAAAGGCACCACCGGAATTGTCGTAATTCACGCTCACAGTAGGTACGTCATTGCCCAAGGAGGGCCGTCCGCACAGGACCAGTACGGAGCCATTTTCCGCCAAGGCAGCCGCCCGGGCCGCCATTTTGGCTCGATACCCCGGATGGTCGGAGGCGCCGCCGACCAAAATAACGGCATCGGCACGCTGCTCCCGCATCAAGTCGACAATCGCCAGCTCGCGATCGCGATCTCCATCCGTCGCCATAATCAAGCAAAGTCGTTTTTCCGAGCTAGCTTGGCGTTCTACCCCGCGCGCGATGTAGCCGAAGAACGGATCGGCCACGTCCGCAATCACGATACCCACGGTTCTTGTCGTAACACCGGCCAAGGCTCGCGCATGCGCATTCGCCACGTAACCGAGCTTCTGCACTGCTTCAAGAACGCGCACCTTTGTGGATTCTGCGACCGGGTAATTTGCGCTCAGCGTCCGGGAAACAGTGGCCACGGACACGCCTGCCGCGATTGCGACGTCGGCAATAGTCGCAACAGGTCGGGGCTTCCGTTCGCTCGGATTCATATCTGCTTTGGAAGGACCCATCCCACCATTATGCAATTCGGGAGAGATCATTGACGACTACGGGATACTCAAAGGGCAGGCCGTGGCTCAATCTGCCCAATTCGGAGATTTCTTGTTGCCCCAACCGCTTGACTTCATTGCCCATCGCGCCAGCAATGTGCGGGGTGAGAAACACGTTGCTCAGCCGGTATAAGACCGAACTTGCCGGTAAGGGTTCTGGATCTGTGACGTCAAGAAATGCGTCAAAGCGCCCAGTGACCAATTCAGCCTCCAGCGCGGCGGTATCGACCAAACTACCGCGGGCGGTATTGATAAGCACTGTGCCGTTTGCCATCGCGCCCAGTTGTGCCGCGCCGATCATCTGCCAAGTGTCTGCGGTTGCCGGTGCGTGCAGGCTGACCAAGTCCGATTCTCGGCAAAGCTGATCCAGGTCAACTAATTCAGCACCAAGACCCGTGGCATCCCGCGCCGATAGATAGGGGTCGTAAACCAGAACGCGCACATCGAATCCACTCAACAAATTGATCACCCTTCGACCAACTTGGGATGCGCCAACGATGCCGATCGAGACGCACGCTTGAGCCCCATGATGATGCTCGCCAGCGTGTATTCGGCCACCGGAATCGCATTTGCAACCGCTGCCGAGGAGACCTGGATGCCGCGCTCAAAAACTTCCGGTGCCAAAAACTTCTTCACGGTTCCACCAGCGTGGATCACGTACCGCAATGCAGGCATCGCCTCAAGAGATTCCGGGCCAATCCACAGTGCGCCCCAGCCGGTAATCAGCACCTCGGTCTGCGCCAAACGTACGGGATCGACGTCGGCCAAATCAGTCAGCGGAACCCTACTAGTCAAGATCGACAGTTGCTCAATCTGCTGCCACTCAGGTTCGTCGAAGAGCACTGCCTTAGTCTCCTCGTCCATTGCCAGAGCGGCCTGAAACCTTGGCCGGCTGGCTGCGTCCGTACTCATTGATCGTCCTCGTTAGGGGTCGTGGTGTGATGCGGAGGTCTCACACCTATATGTAAACGTTTTCTATCCTAGTCATCTAATCACAGCTTTACTCAACAGTAATCAAGTCAATAGATATAAGGATAGTCTCAGGACCATGTGATTGACATCACATGGCCCTGAGGGCATACTGAGCAAAATAGAAAACGCTTACTAGGTATTTTCAAACCACCTCAGAGACGAAAAGGAAGCTCGCGGATGAGCGTATTGAGCCCGCCACGACCCCCAGCTAAGTCGAAGACAGCGCCCAACGCATCCATCCCGCGGCTGCGCAAACGCAGCTTTCGGCAACGGCTCCGACGCGACAAAGTCATGTTGGCCCTGGTGTTGCCCGGCTTCCTCTTTTTCGTGGTGTTCAACTACATCCCGTTGCTCGGCAATATCGTGGCCTTCCTGGACTATCGTCCATAATATTGGCTTTATCGACAGCATTTGGGTTGGTCTAGATAACTTTAGTCTTGCTTTTTGCAGACCCGGCATTCTGGGCCGCTTTCCGCAACACCCTAGTAATTACCGTCGTGCAACTGGTGCTGGTCTTTCCCGTGCCCATCCTGTTGGCGCTTTTTCTCAACAGCATCATCTCGAAACGACTTCGGAACTTCATCCAGAGCGTGATCTACCTGCCGCACTTCATCGGCTGGGTGATCATCGTCGTCTTATTCTCTGAAATGCTCGGTGCCGGTGGCGCGCTGACACATTTCTTACAGTCATTGGGCCTACCAGGCTTCAACGCCATGAATACACCAGAGTTCTTCCCCTTCCTCATCACCTTGCAAAGCATTTTGGAAAGATTCCGGCTGGGGCACCATCATTTTCCTGGCTGCAATCGCCAACATTGATCAAGAACTTTACGAAGCAGCCGCCGTCGATGGCGCGAAAGCTCGACACCGGCTGTTTCACATCACCTTGCCCGGCATCTTCCCCGTCATTTTATTGCTGTTTATTTTGCAACTAGGCAGCATCCTGTCGGTCGGCTTTGAGCAGATCCTGCTGCAACGCGACAACGTAGGGCCGCAGGCAGGAGAAGTCTTGGAAACTTATGTCTTTTTCAACGGCGTCCAAGGCGGGCCGTGGGGTGTTGCCGCGGCTGCCGGGCTGATCAAGGGCGCGATTGGTCTGATATTGGTTCTTGGCTCAAACAAATTGGCCCATAAATTCGGACATGAAGGGATCTACGCCAGTGGCAAACAACGTCATTAATAGTCGCCGGGTTGCCGCTCGCCAACCAGCTCGCCGCCTGAGTTCCAGACCGGTATGGCAGGAAAAGCCGCATTCCATCAGCCTGATCTTCAAAGGCCTGTTGATTCTACTGATCGGATTCTTGACGCTTTACCCGCTGCTTGCCGTGCTTGGCACCAGTTTTGCTGGCCAAACAGAAATCGCACAAAACAACGGTCTGGTGCTTTTCCGCTGCACCCAAATTGGGACGCTTATCAGACGATATTCTCCGGTGGGGTAGTAACCAGCGCACTGGTCCGTTCGCTCCTGATCACCGTGGTGGGCACAGCATGTTCGTTGTCGATCACGGTAGCTATGGCTTACGGATTGACGAGGAAAGATCTCATCGGCGGCAAGTTCTTCTTGACTGCAGCCCTTTTCACCATGCTCTTTAGCGCCGGAATCATCCCGAACTTCCTCGTGGTGAAGGAACTCGGGCTGCTCAACAATTACGTTTCGCTGATCTTGCCCGTAATGATCTCCGCCTTCAATTTGATCGTCATCCGATCGTTTTTCCAGAACCTGCCACAGGAATTGTTAGAGGCGGCAAGGATCGACGGTGTGGGCGACTTTGGCATACTCATCCGAATTGTGCTGCCACTGTCCAAAGGAGTTCTGGCCGTCATTGGTTTGTTTTACGCCGTCAATTACTGGAATGCATTTTCAGCGCCATGCTCTATCTCAATGCGGATCAGTGGCCGTTGCCGATGATCCTTCGGCAATACGCCTTACTAGGGCAGCCTATGACCGACGGTGCCAACACTGCGGAGATCGCAGCGCCCTCCCAGACAATCCAGATGGCCGTTGTGGTTATCAGCTTGGTCCCGATTGTTTTAGTCTTCCCATTTCTCCAGCGCTACTTCACCAAAGGCGTTCTCATTGGCGCCGTCAAAGGCTAAGTTCAGCCCGGCTATCGAAGGACATCATGACTGAATTTTTGAACAACACCAGCCGTCGGTCGTTTTTGGGACTGGCTGGCTTTAAGCGCCGCTTTAATCGGCACAACTGTATTGGCTGGGTGTGGGCAGCGAGCGCCGTCGGGAACGGCGAGCGCAGGGCCAGTCACGTTGCCGCAGTACTTGCCGGCTAAGGATTTCACGCCAGATTTGCCGGGCAGCAGTGATGGCGTTCCAGCCGCGTTCTACAACTATCCAGCTCCCTATAAAACCGTCACTAGCGCGCCATTGAGCGGCCAGAAATATAGTGCCACCACACTGCTGTTTGGCCCGGTAGCTAACTCGCGGGATAACAACCCGGCCTGGCAGGAGATTGAAAAGCGATTAGGCGGCAGTATTGAACTCACTGCGGTTTCCTCAGATGACTACGCCACTAAGTTCAATACCCAGGTAGCCAGCGGAAATCTGCCGGATCTGATGTTCAACGACTCGGTAGCTATCAAGGATATTGTCGGATTCTTGGAGTCCAGCTGCGCGGATCTGACTCCTTTTCTCAGCGGTGAGAACATCAAACAATATCCAAACTTGGCTGCGATTCCAGAAGTGTACTGGCAGGCCTGCGTCCAGGCCGGGAAGATTTACTTTCTGCCCATCCCTCGCGGCCTGACGGGCGGCTCGGGCTTCTTCAACGAAACATTGCTGAAGCAAGCCGGGGTGGATTCCACCGAAAAGATCAAGAACAAAGACGACTTCACCGCGCTACTGAAGGAGCTGACTCGGCCCGACCAAAACCAATGGGCACTTGGCAGCACCGGCTTTGGCTTGCCAACTCTGCACCACATTTTCCGCTCGCCGTACCAGTGGCGCTGGGACCAAAAAAATTTAGTAAAGGACTTCGAAACCGACGAATACTTGGCGGCAATTGAGTATGCCGCAGAGCTCTATAAAGCGGGTTACTACTGTCCTGGCTCCGATGGCTGGACTAAGAGCCAGATGGTCAATGCCTTCGTTTCCGGGAAAGTCACCATGATCTACGACGGCCTACCCGCGTACCTCAGCAGCACCGGTTATGCGCAAAGCCTGCCACAAGCTAATGCCAGTTATAAGGCACTGCCGATCCTCCCCTTCGGGCACGACGGCGGCAAAGGTCAAGCTTGGATCGACAATGTAGTAGTGGGCACCACCATGGGGAAAAGGCTGAGTCAAACAAGGTGAAGGATCTTCTCGCCGTGGCAAATTTCCTGGCCGCGCCCTTTGGTAGCGAAGAGTACTTGCTGATCAACTACGGCTCGGCTGGCACCGATTATGTGCTGGATGCCAAAGGAAACCCCCAAGCCACCCCGCAAGCGCAACAGCACACTGGAGTTCCGTGGAAGTTCGTTGCGGCACCGCAACAGGCAATTTACAGCCCAACCGATAAAGCCGCCGTCGACGCTTTGCACTCGGCCTATCAAAAGCTCATTCCAGGTGCCTCAGCAAACCCGTGCGCCAACCTGTTCAGCTCCACTGATGCGGCCAAAGGCAGCGTATTGGGACGCCGTCAAGGGCTTTGTCGCGGGCCGGCAATCGATGGACGACGTCAAGAGTGCGGTGACCAAATGGAAGCAATCAGATGGCGACACGATCCGCGGCGAATACCAGAAGCTTTTGACTAAGTAGTTTTGCCAGCATGAATTAGCAAGCCAATTGAGGAGGAAGTGCCTGCAGCATGACGGATCAACCGTTTACTTTGCCCGCTCTTGATATGAATCTTTCGCCGAGTACCGGTTGGACTCGGGAACACTGGTGGCGCACCGCCGATCAGTGGCTGGCACCCGTGATTGCCGCCGGAAGTCCCGGTCACGCATTGCCGGTGTTACCGGGACCGGTGACCCGAGATGGCGTGCGGCGTGAAGGAATGGAAATCATCGGCCGGAGCTTGCTTCTGGCTGCCCCGCGGATTGCCGGCGCGCACCATCCGGCCAGCTCTGTTGCCGAGCGTGAATCGGCATCCAGTTTGGCTGATTGGTACCGGCAGGCTCTGGTCAGCGGCACCGCGCCGGCTGGGCCTGAGGCTTGGCCGAAAGGGGTTGCTTGCCGCACTCCTTTGCAGGGCGTGACCAATTCGATCGTGGAAGCGGCGAATATTTCCTTCAGCCTGTCCGTCTGCCCGGAACTTTTATGGGAGCCGCTTTCTCGGCAAGAGAAATCATAAGTTGCCGCCTGGTTGAAACACCACGCAAGTTTGGAGGTTTGGCAGAACAACTGGAAGCTTTCCCCGCTATGGCTGAAGCTTTTCTGCACTCGGTTGGTGAGGACACCCGCGGACTTACCGGGGCGCGAAATGTGGCCCGGGTGGAGGGATGGTATGCCGGCGATGGCTGGTACACCGACGGACCCGAACATGCTTTTGACTACTACAACGCTTGGGCGATTCACCCCTATCTTTCGGCCTGGTATCGGCTGACGGACCGCCAGCACAGTGCCGAAGCTGAACGGCATACCGGCAGATTGAATGAATTTGTTGCCGGGTTTGCAGATTTCGTTGCCGACGACGGCGCGCTGCTGCATTTTGGCCGGTCACTGACCTACCGCACTGCGGCTTTAGCTGCGCTCTGGTGCGCTGTTTCAGCAGACAGCAATACCTCGCCAACGATCGCAGCGGGCGCGAGCCGAAAATTGGCTTCCTCGGTGCGCTCGCGTTTTGTCACTGAGGGCGTCGGAGTTGAGCAACCGCTAAGTCTGGGCTGGTACGGCCAGCATCGTGGCAGCTGCCAAAGCTACAGCGGCTTCGGTTCGCCCTTTCTTGCCGGAATAGGATTCTTGGGCCTCGCGCTGCCTGCCGATCACCCAGTCTGGACAGATTCTGAGCCTGAGCCACAGCCACCGCTTGATGCCGTCTCGAGTTTGCCCGAGGTCGGTTGGTCACTAAGCCGAGCTGACGGGATTTTCAGAATGGCCAATCATGGCAGCGACCATTGTTGGCTCTCGGCAGATTCCGGGCAGGACCCGGACGATCCGCACCACGCTAAGTTCAGTTACAGCTCACATACCGCACCGGGGACCGATGCTGCCTGGGCCGATAATATTGATGGCCAGCTAGCGTTAGTCGATCAGAATGGGCTGGCGAGCCGACGCTGCGCCATCCGCGGGTTTCGCACCGACGGAGCGCTCAGCGGTTCGGTACATCTGCCCCAGGTAAACGGCAAAACCTTGCCCGGCAGCGCAGTGCTCACCCTCTCGATATTGCATGGTCCACACGAGCTGCGTTGTCATCTGGTGCATGGCTCGGCCGGTTATACGGTGCGCGAAGGTAGCTTCGCCTTGGCTGGCAACACCCCACCCACGCAACAAATTCAAACAACAAGCGTCCGACTAGAACAAGGCCTGCTCCGGTCTTCTTTGCTAGGAATTCATGGTTGGGAACAGGCTGAGGTGGCTCGGTACCAAGGATGTAATGCGCTTGGAAAGCACTCAGCGGCGGCTTTTCTCACGGCACCAGGAAGCAGCGAAACTAGCTGTTACGTAGCACTGCACTCCTTGACTGTTGAACGTGAACTGCCCAAAACCGCTGCCGAGGTAGTCGCCGTCAAAGTTTCCGGCAGTACGGTGAGTTGGCGTTGGTGTGATGGCCCATCTGGCACGATTGATATTGCCGACTTCGTGCCCTGGGACGGGATCTTGACGCAGCCAATCGTGGCGGTGACGGCATGATCGAGCTCAAATATGGCGCGACCAGGAAGCATCCGCGCCAAGACCCAGCGATGCAGAAATTCCGGGCCAATCGCTTTGGCCAATTCATCCATTGGGGCCTCTTACTCTTTACCAGCCGGAGTGTGGCAGGGCAAAGAATACAAATTTGTTGCTGAGTTCCTGCCTCAGACCGCCGGGATTCCAGAACCAGAATGGGCCAAGCTGGCAGCAGAGTTCAGCATTGAAGCTTTCGATGCGCAGGAGTGGGCCCGCATTGCGGTCGACGCTGGCGTTAAGTACGTCACCATCACCACCAAACATCACGAAGGTTTTTGCCTCTGGCCCAGCGAGTACACCGATTTTCACGTTGGCAATGCTGCTGTAGGTTGTGACGTTTTGGCTGAGCTTTTGGCCGCCTATGAAAATCTCGGCGTAGAGGTCTACCTCTACTACTCAGTGCTGGATTGGCATCATCCGGATTGGCGTTACCGGCTAGAAAATGCCGAGGATGAAGTGGCCTTTACCCGTTACCTGGACTTCGCTTTGAACCAATTGGAAGAACTTGCCACTCGCTACCCGACGGTCAAAGGGTTCTGGTTCGATGGCACTTGGGACGAATCGGTCAAGGCAAATGGGCAATGGACTTGGCACGTTGAACAGCGACTTAAAGCGATCATTCCCGGACTCATTGTGAGCAGTAGGCTCCGTGCGGACGACTTGGGTTCCCGACACCGGGATTCGAACGGATTCCTGATGGGCGATTATGAAAGTGGTTATGAACGTCGGCTGCCCGAGCCGTGGGATCGGACGGTGGTCATACAAGATTGGGAAGCTTGTATGACCATCCCGCAGGCCAGCTGGGGGCACCACGCAGGCCCTTGGGCAAGTCAGACGGTAAAGAACTCTGCCGAGATTATCGACATGCTGGCGCACTGCGTCTCTTTGGGTGGCAATCTTCTTTTGAACTTTGGCCCCACCGGCAACGGCTCACTTGAACCGAGTGAAGTTGAGCTGGCGAAGGAAATTGGCCAGTGGCTTCGCGAAAATGGCGACGCCGTATACGGCAAGGGCCTGGCCGCAGCGTGGGCCTACCCGGGCTGGGGATACTTCTCACAAGGAAGCGATCCAGATACGGTTTACGCCACGGTAACCAAACTCCCGATTTCGAAACGAATCAGGATCAACCTACCTGCGGGACGGCGATTGCTTAGCTGCACAGCCCTGTCCGCAGCAAGCAGAGGTTTTGTGCTGCGGGAATTGGAAAGGTCGATCATTGAAATAGACCTCACCAGCTGCCAGCCACACATCCTAGCGTTTGCCCTTGTTACCGGGGCTCTGGACAGTGCCGAAGGCTGGGCCGAAGACTGGCAGGAACCGAACCCGGATGTGGTGAACTAATGCCGTTAGCCTTCTCCACTTTGGGTTGCCCAGACGCAGATTTGCCGGAAGTCTTGCGCCTTGCCCAACGCTTTGCGATCAAAGGTCTGGAACTGCGCTCCGGTGAGGGCCAACTAGTTCACCCGGGCTTGACCGCCGTCGACCGCCGCAATCTTCGCCAAGCCTTGGAAAACCATGACCTGAGACTGCTCAGCGTGGCAAGTTATCTGCGGCTTCTGGGCCAAAACGAACCGCCAGCGAGCAAAAGTGAAGTGACCAGCAGTGAGGCGGCAGCGATGAT from Renibacterium salmoninarum ATCC 33209 includes:
- a CDS encoding LacI family DNA-binding transcriptional regulator, which translates into the protein MGPSKADMNPSERKPRPVATIADVAIAAGVSVATVSRTLSANYPVAESTKVRVLEAVQKLGYVANAHARALAGVTTRTVGIVIADVADPFFGYIARGVERQASSEKRLCLIMATDGDRDRELAIVDLMREQRADAVILVGGASDHPGYRAKMAARAAALAENGSVLVLCGRPSLGNDVPTVSVNYDNSGGAFAITDYLISQGHQRIVYLGGPENLSTTASRFRGFSSAMEARGLALDPNLVHLGEFGRAFGYRRMREILASSLSFSAVFGANDLVAVGAMEAIAEAGLRVPEDISVVGYDNIPVSREVNPKLTTVNVPLEDLGREAVRAALGPFEFGSESANSTLGTHIVLRDSVRAV
- a CDS encoding NAD(P)-dependent oxidoreductase, encoding MINLLSGFDVRVLVYDPYLSARDATGLGAELVDLDQLCRESDLVSLHAPATADTWQMIGAAQLGAMANGTVLINTARGSLVDTAALEAELVTGRFDAFLDVTDPEPLPASSVLYRLSNVFLTPHIAGAMGNEVKRLGQQEISELGRLSHGLPFEYPVVVNDLSRIA
- a CDS encoding D-3-phosphoglycerate dehydrogenase → MSTDAASRPRFQAALAMDEETKAVLFDEPEWQQIEQLSILTSRVPLTDLADVDPVRLAQTEVLITGWGALWIGPESLEAMPALRYVIHAGGTVKKFLAPEVFERGIQVSSAAVANAIPVAEYTLASIIMGLKRASRSASLAHPKLVEG
- a CDS encoding sugar ABC transporter permease; this encodes MSVLSPPRPPAKSKTAPNASIPRLRKRSFRQRLRRDKVMLALVLPGFLFFVVFNYIPLLGNIVAFLDYRP
- a CDS encoding sugar ABC transporter permease; this translates as MLFADPAFWAAFRNTLVITVVQLVLVFPVPILLALFLNSIISKRLRNFIQSVIYLPHFIGWVIIVVLFSEMLGAGGALTHFLQSLGLPGFNAMNTPEFFPFLITLQSILERFRLGHHHFPGCNRQH
- a CDS encoding ABC transporter permease subunit, which codes for MDQELYEAAAVDGAKARHRLFHITLPGIFPVILLLFILQLGSILSVGFEQILLQRDNVGPQAGEVLETYVFFNGVQGGPWGVAAAAGLIKGAIGLILVLGSNKLAHKFGHEGIYASGKQRH
- a CDS encoding carbohydrate ABC transporter permease, translating into MTRKDLIGGKFFLTAALFTMLFSAGIIPNFLVVKELGLLNNYVSLILPVMISAFNLIVIRSFFQNLPQELLEAARIDGVGDFGILIRIVLPLSKGVLAVIGLFYAVNYWNAFSAPCSISMRISGRCR
- a CDS encoding ABC transporter substrate-binding protein, giving the protein MPQYLPAKDFTPDLPGSSDGVPAAFYNYPAPYKTVTSAPLSGQKYSATTLLFGPVANSRDNNPAWQEIEKRLGGSIELTAVSSDDYATKFNTQVASGNLPDLMFNDSVAIKDIVGFLESSCADLTPFLSGENIKQYPNLAAIPEVYWQACVQAGKIYFLPIPRGLTGGSGFFNETLLKQAGVDSTEKIKNKDDFTALLKELTRPDQNQWALGSTGFGLPTLHHIFRSPYQWRWDQKNLVKDFETDEYLAAIEYAAELYKAGYYCPGSDGWTKSQMVNAFVSGKVTMIYDGLPAYLSSTGYAQSLPQANASYKALPILPFGHDGGKGQAWIDNVVVGTTMGKRLSQTR
- a CDS encoding DUF2264 domain-containing protein, which produces MTDQPFTLPALDMNLSPSTGWTREHWWRTADQWLAPVIAAGSPGHALPVLPGPVTRDGVRREGMEIIGRSLLLAAPRIAGAHHPASSVAERESASSLADWYRQALVSGTAPAGPEAWPKGVACRTPLQGVTNSIVEAANISFSLSVCPELLWEPLSRQEKS
- a CDS encoding DUF2264 domain-containing protein; protein product: MAEQLEAFPAMAEAFLHSVGEDTRGLTGARNVARVEGWYAGDGWYTDGPEHAFDYYNAWAIHPYLSAWYRLTDRQHSAEAERHTGRLNEFVAGFADFVADDGALLHFGRSLTYRTAALAALWCAVSADSNTSPTIAAGASRKLASSVRSRFVTEGVGVEQPLSLGWYGQHRGSCQSYSGFGSPFLAGIGFLGLALPADHPVWTDSEPEPQPPLDAVSSLPEVGWSLSRADGIFRMANHGSDHCWLSADSGQDPDDPHHAKFSYSSHTAPGTDAAWADNIDGQLALVDQNGLASRRCAIRGFRTDGALSGSVHLPQVNGKTLPGSAVLTLSILHGPHELRCHLVHGSAGYTVREGSFALAGNTPPTQQIQTTSVRLEQGLLRSSLLGIHGWEQAEVARYQGCNALGKHSAAAFLTAPGSSETSCYVALHSLTVERELPKTAAEVVAVKVSGSTVSWRWCDGPSGTIDIADFVPWDGILTQPIVAVTA
- a CDS encoding alpha-L-fucosidase, which produces MWQGKEYKFVAEFLPQTAGIPEPEWAKLAAEFSIEAFDAQEWARIAVDAGVKYVTITTKHHEGFCLWPSEYTDFHVGNAAVGCDVLAELLAAYENLGVEVYLYYSVLDWHHPDWRYRLENAEDEVAFTRYLDFALNQLEELATRYPTVKGFWFDGTWDESVKANGQWTWHVEQRLKAIIPGLIVSSRLRADDLGSRHRDSNGFLMGDYESGYERRLPEPWDRTVVIQDWEACMTIPQASWGHHAGPWASQTVKNSAEIIDMLAHCVSLGGNLLLNFGPTGNGSLEPSEVELAKEIGQWLRENGDAVYGKGLAAAWAYPGWGYFSQGSDPDTVYATVTKLPISKRIRINLPAGRRLLSCTALSAASRGFVLRELERSIIEIDLTSCQPHILAFALVTGALDSAEGWAEDWQEPNPDVVN